A genomic region of Stenotrophomonas sp. NA06056 contains the following coding sequences:
- a CDS encoding TolC family outer membrane protein, which produces MIRRSLAVALATALLPLSAHAADLLQVYEMARNGDPQLSAAESTRLYDKEGAVQARAALLPQIDGTATLNRSRSEANADANSGSVTSKRRNYTINGSQTLFNWTQINNLRSQRELSKAADFTLDSANDNLIVRTSAAYFNVLVAIESLNAAKTNEAAAKKQFDFADKRLEVGLAPITDVHEARAQYDQARANAIVAQNTLADNYQALTELTGQPVMNLKGLPADFRPEVPANRGNLDELVQQATTQNPALKAQELKVGAAEAGVQAARGGHYPTLSLGGSWGKSATWGDSTGAGSLSPDARTNSIGLTLSVPIFSGGATQSGVRQALAQRDIAQDGFEQQKRALDRNTRNAYQTLVQGISEVEARRLAVVSAQSAYDASQVGLEVGTRTVLDVIQNQRILFSAQLDYAQARYNFLQNRLLLSQAVGGLDVAELQDINRLLTLDAGNPSTTTN; this is translated from the coding sequence ATGATCCGCCGATCCCTCGCTGTTGCGCTGGCCACTGCCCTGCTGCCGTTGTCCGCCCATGCCGCCGACCTGCTGCAGGTCTATGAAATGGCGCGCAATGGCGACCCGCAGCTGTCCGCCGCCGAATCCACCCGGCTGTACGACAAGGAAGGCGCCGTGCAGGCGCGTGCTGCCCTGCTGCCGCAGATCGACGGCACGGCCACGCTGAACCGCTCGCGCAGCGAAGCCAATGCCGATGCCAACTCCGGCTCGGTCACCAGCAAGCGCCGCAACTACACGATCAATGGCAGCCAGACGCTGTTCAACTGGACGCAGATCAACAACCTGCGTTCGCAGCGCGAGCTGAGCAAGGCGGCGGATTTCACCCTCGACTCGGCCAACGACAACCTGATCGTGCGCACCTCGGCGGCCTACTTCAACGTGCTGGTGGCGATCGAATCGCTGAACGCCGCAAAGACCAACGAAGCGGCCGCGAAGAAGCAGTTCGACTTCGCCGACAAGCGCCTGGAAGTGGGCCTGGCGCCGATCACCGACGTGCATGAAGCACGCGCCCAGTACGACCAGGCGCGCGCCAACGCGATCGTTGCGCAGAACACCCTGGCCGACAACTACCAGGCCCTGACCGAACTGACTGGCCAGCCGGTGATGAACCTGAAGGGCCTGCCAGCCGATTTCCGTCCGGAAGTGCCGGCCAACCGCGGCAACCTGGACGAGCTGGTGCAGCAGGCGACCACGCAGAATCCGGCGCTGAAGGCGCAGGAACTGAAGGTCGGTGCCGCCGAAGCCGGCGTGCAGGCAGCCCGTGGCGGCCACTACCCGACCCTGTCGCTGGGCGGCAGCTGGGGCAAGAGCGCAACCTGGGGTGACAGCACCGGCGCGGGTTCGCTCTCACCCGATGCACGCACCAACAGCATCGGCCTGACCCTGAGCGTGCCGATCTTCTCAGGCGGCGCCACCCAGTCCGGCGTGCGCCAGGCCCTGGCCCAGCGTGATATCGCCCAGGATGGTTTCGAGCAGCAGAAGCGCGCGCTGGACCGCAATACCCGCAATGCCTACCAGACCCTGGTGCAGGGCATCAGCGAAGTGGAAGCCCGCCGCCTGGCGGTGGTGTCCGCGCAGAGCGCCTACGATGCCTCCCAGGTCGGCCTGGAAGTGGGTACACGCACGGTACTGGACGTGATCCAGAACCAGCGCATCCTGTTCTCCGCGCAGTTGGACTACGCACAGGCCCGCTACAACTTCCTGCAGAACCGCCTGCTGCTGAGCCAGGCCGTGGGTGGCCTGGATGTCGCCGAGCTGCAGGACATCAATCGCCTGCTGACCCTGGACGCGGGCAATCCGTCCACGACGACGAACTGA